In the Raphanus sativus cultivar WK10039 unplaced genomic scaffold, ASM80110v3 Scaffold0902, whole genome shotgun sequence genome, CATCCAAGCCGCAGATAACAAGTCGAATATATCCCCATGATTCGATTATGACAAATCTATCGATGAAAGTACATCCTGATGATTCCACTAAAACAAGTCGCCTTGCAACATTTTTGAGCTTCTAAACAGCAGCTAAGATATGGAATAGAAGATACTAATACTAATCACTAGTACAGTAGTACTAATAAACCCGGGAATCTGACAAAATATGCAATTTGTACAGCTACTAAAAATAACTATTGTCCCATTACTCAGACATCTACATCTATTTAATAAACCTAAAGCAATTAATCTCAATCCTCAGATGATTGTACATTTGATACTAGAGTTGAAGCGGTGTTTTTTGTTCATATCTGATGATTATACAAGTGTGAACAAAAAATACGCTTTAACTCTATTACCAAAATGTGATGATATACTTACAGATTTCTCGTAGCGATCACGTTCTGTAGCAGTGCAAACCTCAGAGGAGCACATTAGTCTATGCTCATTCTTCCAGTAAAGATCTGAAACAAACGTATGTCCCAAGCAATTCACATGGagtaaatttaaatactaaatcaAACAATATTTACCAAAATCAGTCAATCCCTAATTATAGAAAGACCATATCGATCCCAGAACAGGAAACGGTGAGAAATTAGGCGATCTAcgatagatagatagagagagagagaggtgatcACCGAGGAGTTGAAATCCAGCGAAGGCGACGATGGAGGCGGCAGGCTGGAGAATAAGCGAGACAAGTGACACGATTCGTTTCTTGAGAAGCATAGGGTAAGGGAGAGTTAATATGACGGCAATCACGACCTCCGCAGCAACCACATACGACAGAATCAGCCATTGCAatgccatcttcttcttctctctctctctctcacctgaTGATCTGGATTATGCGCGCGTTCGGACACGTATCTACGCCGTTTTGCAATGTGCCGGCCGgtctttgactttttttttttggttccttcATAATTTTTAGATGATGGGCTTTTCACGGCCCATTGGTACTAACTTCTGGTTCAGAATGGTTATACATTTCGGTTCGATTTTGTTTGTCCATACTTTTCCGGTTTGGCTTCAgctattttctttcctttttcccCCATTCCACAGTTTGAATGTTCTTACTTCTTATGACCGATGAAAGATTATTTTTTCTCAGTTTTCTGTATTTATTAGAATCCAATCCGAAATTAGCTAGTTACAAGTTACAAACTAGCTATAGTGAAACCTctctaaattaataatattgagacGACACCAAAACTAtgactttttattaatttataaaaattattaatttatcgagatactaattgaagc is a window encoding:
- the LOC108856589 gene encoding uncharacterized protein LOC108856589, with protein sequence MALQWLILSYVVAAEVVIAVILTLPYPMLLKKRIVSLVSLILQPAASIVAFAGFQLLDLYWKNEHRLMCSSEVCTATERDRYEKSIYKAQRNVVLCAAGILLYWCIYRICKYNKDLEHLEELEKRCKAE